A single Carassius carassius chromosome 3, fCarCar2.1, whole genome shotgun sequence DNA region contains:
- the mrpl21 gene encoding 39S ribosomal protein L21, mitochondrial, which translates to MTLNLRNVLLRAAGARLSANTEKRAVLPASRRFQSSSVISPDSYVPQTSLSRPPWPQLPAFDPEEEDRHRAVVQKVNGLIEEGAFGRLFAVVHFASRQWKVTNEDLILIENHIDAACGDRIRMEKVLLVGGRDFTLVGKPLLSRDLVQVHATVIEKTESWPMVHMRFWKRHRFQKKRIIIQPQTVLRINTIDVSPKLF; encoded by the exons ATGACTTTGAATCTGAGGAACGTTCTTCTCCGCGCAGCAGGAGCGCGTTTATCAGCGAACACCGAGAAAC GTGCTGTGCTTCCTGCATCGAGGCGCTTCCAGAGCTCCAGCGTCATCTCCCCTGACAG TTATGTACCTCAGACGTCCCTCTCCAGACCGCCGTGGCCTCAGCTACCTGCGTTTGATCCTGAAGAAGAGGACAGACATCGAG CGGTCGTGCAGAAGGTGAACGGTCTGATAGAGGAGGGAGCGTTCGGACGCTTGTTTGCTGTGGTTCATTTCGCCAGCCGTCAGTGGAAAGTGACCAATGAAGACCTGATCCTCATCGAAAACCACATTGATGCGGCGTGTGGCGACAGGATAAGAATGGAGAAG GTGCTGTTAGTTGGAGGAAGAGATTTCACTCTCGTTGGAAAACCACTTCTCAG CCGTGATTTAGTGCAAGTTCACGCTACGGTCATTGAGAAGACCGAATCCTGGCCAATGGTTCACATGAGGTTCTGGAAGAGACATCGATTCCAGAAAAAGAGAA TCATTATTCAGCCGCAGACCGTATTACGGATCAACACCATTGACGTTTCACCAAAACTGTTTTGA